In Methanobrevibacter sp., the genomic stretch AATACAAAAAAATTAATTTTAGAAAATACTTTAAAATTAATGATAGAAAATGAAAACTCTATCGTTTCAATTAGACAAATCAGTGAGGCATCAGGAATTGCTATCGGTGGAATTTATCACTATTTTTCAAATAAAGAAGAGATATATGATGAAATTATTGAAAGATATTTTATAAATTATTTTAAATTCAATATGGACCAACTCCGGCAGATAAAGGGAAATGCAAAGGAGAAAATCCATGATGTTATGGTGGAAATTTTTAAGCAAAAACAAACAGGAATCAAGATTGAATCGATTGATGAGGAAATAGACTACAGATTCATATTGTTGATTTTAACTGCAAAAGGTTTTGCTCATGAAAATTCCCTGGAGTTTCTGCATAGTGCCTTACAAGAATTGAAGGAATTTTTTACAGAAATTATTAATGAATGTCAAAAAAACAAGGAAATCCGACAAGACTTCTCAGCCGAAGACATTGCAGAGTCATTACTTATCATGTACGTAGGAATTCAGTATAAATGGGAGGTATATTTACTTGATGATATGGTTTCCTCATTTGAAGGTAATTTTAATTTTGAATGGGAAAAGATAAGATTCAGAGAATAATTAATTATTAAAAATATGATGTGGTTAGATGAACAGCAAAGATTTGATTCTTGATAAAACACTTAAATTAATATTGAATAAAGGTACAATTGATATTTCAATTAGGGAAATTCGAGATGCTACAGGATTGACAACTGGTGGTATATATTATTATTTTTCAGATAAAAGTGAGATGTTTGAAGCGATTTTACAAAAG encodes the following:
- a CDS encoding TetR/AcrR family transcriptional regulator; this translates as NTKKLILENTLKLMIENENSIVSIRQISEASGIAIGGIYHYFSNKEEIYDEIIERYFINYFKFNMDQLRQIKGNAKEKIHDVMVEIFKQKQTGIKIESIDEEIDYRFILLILTAKGFAHENSLEFLHSALQELKEFFTEIINECQKNKEIRQDFSAEDIAESLLIMYVGIQYKWEVYLLDDMVSSFEGNFNFEWEKIRFRE